The genomic region AATTCAGTAGTTACAATAAAATCCCAAACCTTTGAGtgaaatgaataatttgtaGCAATCGAATGTCtcattaaatcattaatttcagatgtctgtttgtccatATGACTTGTAATGCTGTCTAAAGCCATTGAGTGACGACCATACTCCTCAAATGCTCTTGCCGAACTAAGTGGTTCTTTAATATCTTCAGTTCCTGTGGACCTTCCTGTCATTTCACCTGGATTGAATGCtgtctgaaaatatatttaattttacattaattgtattacacaaagatatatatattttttaatttatagtgaatatatattacaaaaagaaaaacaattatttcatttacaatatGCTGTGATGATcagcttaaaaacaaattaaaaattaatttaagtttcaAGAAtagagtaaaaattaaaatccaaaatatatataaatactgctTACCGATTTGCTCAGTGAAATATTGTCAATACCTGATTCACCAAAGcctgaaattattttcaaatgtcttttattattaatataaacaaagcagtacattttcaaaaaataaaatttaaaaaacacatcTACACATTATACACATATACTAGTTAATTTACTACAAAACTAAAATTTAGAAGACACTGTCTCCCACCCAGctacttttattacatataaagatatttaatttttttatactttctcTTATATTTTCACAGCTTCCTATCATCTGCTGTGCATGAAGCTTGTTTTTACTTCAttacaaaaaatgaaaaaaagaaaattgccTGTTTGTGTATATTGCAAGAGTATACTTTAAATTCATACAGCCTAAAACCAGaacatatttaacttaattaaatttaaatacgtaaataattaCCTTCTACGCGTTCCAAGTCTAAGATTCCCGATGATGATTCGTAATTGGTTCCAGTTTTATTAAAAGCCATCTGATTAGAACTTACACTGCTATATAAAGTTGGAAGGAAAAACAAATCAcgtttatactttaaatattaaggaactaaacaataacaaatcataaacataaacaaaattttacctTTGTACGTCATCATTGTTAGTTTGCTGTCGTCTTTGCAAATTAAAGGACTTATCTTGGGCTAAGTGCATTaatctttgtattttattgGGAGTTAAATGATtatccattattttatttaacagtatTTTATAGTGTATTTAAACAGTCTCAATAAGTCAACGGAATTCCAATTCACAAGTTTTCTGTTATGATCACTCAACTTTTCGTTAGAATTCAAAATTCTTGAACTGTATACATTTGACATATACTGGAAAATGTTGCATGTTCTATCCGCATTCCgcattgttaataattttttaaaggcACGTTATACTTCGGAATAATCATAATAtgctaatataaattataatttataacattgaaTGAAATTACTGGATTGAGcggaaattgttattttaagtcTTACTATGCTTATAAGCATATGAGCATCCGAGCtgtgctcggagtatctttgaaggataagatcagaaatgagattatccggaaaagaaccggagtcaccgacatagcttgcaaaattagcaggctgaagtggcagtgggatggtcacgtatgtcgtaggaccgatggccgttggagcagacgagtcctagagtgtagaccgcgaatcggcaagcgtagcgtagggcgccctccagccaggtggaccgacgaccttaagaaggtggcgggcaccaactggatgcggaaggcgagggacagggagctttggcgcaccttggaagaggcctatgttcagcaggggacaacgattggctattgattgattgattgattgatgctTATAAGCGTAGAACCTTATATATGTCGTAATTTTAgatgaaaaaattatgaatttgatGTTTTATCTCAAAATTGTTGTTGTACTCGTGCCGTTAgctctaaattaaattaacatagtactcttttattttaaaaagggaTTGGtcacataatattgtattgtcaCACGTGCGTGTGCAAACagcaaaatcaaaaatatatattaaacaaatcgGTACTAATTTTGCACTCCTCAAATCAATGGTTTTAAATGGGTGTCACTAAAAATACATTtgcaatatttcatttacataagTCTTTCTACTcagtttaagtatatttaatatattttttaaacataatcttcTCTTCTTAATCAAAGAAAAAAAGTCTATTGTCTACATGACTAACGATAAGTTAAAGTTCAATACCTTTTTTATCTAGgcagtaaaaataatagtttttggaCTAAACTAATGCGTTTGTTATTCttctatttacatatttaattttatttaaacagaaattataaTGCCACGAGCAAGGGTGCATTACCGTTGTCGCCTTAACTAGGTTCCAAAAATACGTAGACGTCAGAAAATATttctacaattataaaatatttattacttagatAAAACCTACTACACAAAAAAGGACACTCAAAATCATTTTAACTTAACCGCTGTTGCCATTTTTCAATTACATTCTTTAATAGACTGAGCAGTGTTTGGTGATGAATTCATGAaaaatattaggtatttttattaattgtttatattgtaggtcctacaaatatatatatattttattatagtgttCTTATCATAGagtaaattttttatagaaatcatattttcctaaaataataataataatgtcctccagaccgatttcggccacggcggtcaatctcaagacagatattagccaactgggCAAGAGATaaaatagtgcacaagtgtgtgcgcaaacacaggtgcactctctattccctagctctcttAATCCAATGGGaaggcaattcgacacgaccgcaAAGAGTTCAGgcccaggaccaacggctttacgtgctttagaGGCATGAGAGTGtgaacacttccaacttccagactccagccTGCAAATGAGAATTTTCAGAAAaacgcaataactttttaatgacctgacttgggaattgaacctaggacctccaggtctgcagCCTAGCATCTAGCCCCCAGACCAATAGGCAGTTtcctaaaatatacttttagtgtcatcaaaattttatgtaaaatggcGAAAAGTTCTTCATACTCttgaattattgaataaaactaaagtaatgtatatgtagtaaaaaatacataattttaattcttgacataatttacaaattattttgtaaaagttaCAATATAATCTTATGTGACATTGATGAAAGCTATTTAGCAaagaattttaaagttataattaaatgctaattatctttgttataGAACTTAATGCTATTACTTCTAGACATAGTAATAATTGAGTAAAAATTGcaaatttcaaataacataaaaatatggcatagatcaaattaaaaagatattaattaatacttattttatttattaaaccagctttaaaattacaatatttgcaaataatacaatttaaaaactatttagctTGTGTTGGGTCCTGTTAAAGGCAATGCACTAATTTCTTTGTTAAGTCTTATCTGTTCATTTATGGCACGCCAAGCATCTTCCTTCTCTTTTTTAGTTATAGGTCTCTTCTTTTGTTTTGCAgctaccatttttttatatgtatcaatACATTCCATGTCTACCTGATCCAGTTGTTTTTTCAAGTTCAGTCTTATCATCTCCTGTTTACATAAGCCTATCAAATTTTTCAGATTCCGACAATTTTCTTTCCTTACTGCAGTTAGTTCTGTTTGACACTTCTTAATTTCTGCTAAAATTTCATCATCAGCTGGATTTGTTAGTGGCGGCAGGTCTTCTGGATCCAAGATACCTTGCTCAACTAATTCCTTTCTAAGGCATTTTTCTAAAGTTAATGAGTTTTTGTAGCTACTTTTAGTATTTGTTGTTTGCTTTACTTTTATATCAGGGACTTCATAAGGCATAACATTTTCTTCCATTAAAGCCGACACTAGTCTCTGTGTTAAAGGCCCAGTAATCATATTATCTGAGGATTTTTCAAGTTTTTTCCGTAAATTTGATGCATCTGGTGACATTcctgatttttgtttatttggatTTGCAGCATTTTGATCTTCTGTCAAATGCTCATCTGCCCACACTTCAGAATAATGTCTACCCAATGGTGGGATAGGAGGAAGTGTTGTATTACTACTCTGTACCATAAGCGATTCAAGAAACTTAATATCATCAAGCGTGACAGGGGCACAGTATGGGTCTACAGAATTCCAGAATTTGTATGGAATATTATTCTTTGGCAAAGCTAACTGAGATAGTTCTAGTTTAACAGAATTGTCAGAATTAACAGTGTTGTCATTTAAATAGTTGTGGGATGCGCCTGAGGAAGTAttactaaagttttttaatttcggTACCTTAGGCTGGTTGGATAATTTAGCATAATCTTTGGTTTTCACTAATTTGTCTTCAGGAAACTTTCGTTTCATAGAATATTGAAGTTGTTTACCAGCTGCTTTACCTTTCTTTTCTCTTTTAGATTCGTTGGTATCGATACTTTCAATTTCTCCTTGAAAATACCTTATGCGTAGGGCTGTATTACAAAGAAGCGACTCTAATTCCAATTGTAAAGCATCAAGCTCATCCATGCCAATAGGCTCATCGGCAGATCTTGCAGATATAGCAGTAAATCTTGGTAAACTTATAGCATTATCCTGCTGTCTAATGTATGGTATCGGACACATATCTGTTTTTGTTTTCCCTGCGGATATAACACCTGGTATTTTTGCTGGTTTAGTGTAAGGTGAAACACCAGGACTTGAAGGTTTGCCATTGTCATGACCTTTACTGCCCAATCCTCTTTTATTGTTATGATGCATTCTCTTCCCCatcattttattcaaaacaaatttaCCCGCGTTAAAACTTTTGCACACATATATAACTATAAGTAATTAGCGTcagtttataatttcaaaactaaTATACACCCTAAAATTTACACACGATATttgcaatgttaaatataattatgtgtgatataataactttacacagtttcctttaaaattaatgaattatttacaaataactataaagtaaaataacaatgtAGTCAACAAGATGGCGACCTATTTTTCAACCATTTGATTGCCATCATATACCATTGCAGTTTTATTCAGTAATTGACATATCACTAAGGTTGCCATTTTCGAGGTCAATTTACAAAGTGAACACGCACAGCATACACATTTTTGAACTCTAAAAATTCAATTATCGCTTTTATAACAGTTTTTGTGCAAAAATTGGCAAAAGTTTTGTGTTAAATACCTTTTCTCCAATAATAATCTAATTGCTTGCATTCATTTTTAACGTttcaatatgaatttataaaaggtatttttatacatgtaaaaCATACTGAGATTGATATAACgtgattatatacatattaattctaTGAGCATTTATTTAgttgtatttttgtaatcgatTTTTATAGCTAACTACTGAACAGTTTATCCTTTACCATAATGTTATAATGTTACGTGCTTGATCAATTCATCATTAGTTTCTTAATCTAGGTACTGTAataacgtatattatatatgagttTGATATCgtttagtattatattacgGTTTAGCCAAAACGTCTTGATCCATTAACATTATTTGtagttgaattataaacgttTGTAGATATgtgattattgtaatataataatttataatcctATTTCTTCGATAAGTCTACTTATGCATTTAAAACAATACGTAATTGATTTGGTATTATACTATACAATGGAATGtgctatatttaatgtaatcatACAAGTAAAAAGAAGTAACACTCTTAAATAACACTGACTATACTATGTTATATTCAGTAAAATATACAGTTTACTTTTTGTtgaattattactaatattgtatATCGAAAATCTTTTTATAGTCTGTATTTCTCGGCGAATAATCATAGACATTTTCTTTATATCACTCTTGCTAGTCTCTATGGTTAGAAATCATTTTTGTCTGTATGTTAACGTGATGTGCTTTGCTTTCTGCTTACAAGTGTGAAGTTCTTCAAAAATGGACTTGTGTTGAGAATTTAGATACAAACTAAACGTCAATTGGCGAGATGAGTTGATagttaaatgtttacaaaataatgcaAAACCCTTTGACATCAATAGTCACAACGCATTTTTATAGCTCAGAGATCCAGAGTAAATGACGTTTACTATGGGAGATTTAGTATTATATTGCCCTCTTTGTTGTAATGCTACATTTGATTCGAAACAGTCTCTCATTGAACACATATCTATTATTTCTTCAAATTTAGTATGTCCCTTATGTACAAATAGATTTTCTTCGATAGATCAATTTACTGATCATTTAAAACTCGATAATTGCGAACTTGTAAATGAAGTTCAAACcattatatttgaaacaaatacacAAATTGAAAGTAATGATAATTCTGAAGACAATACAAAACTTAAACTAGAACTTAATGAAAATggtaagaaaattataataaacaaacttgACACTTTAAATGGCAGTTATCCCCAAATAATATACAATGATATCCCagtcacaaaatatattatgtaatttcaaaTCATAACAGGATGTTTATTTAGTGATCTTCTTATTACaggaaataatttacaaaaagatGATTCACAAAATCAAATATCAGAACACACAGTTAAAGTTAGCAATTCAGATGAAAGTAAAATGTATGTTGAGTTGTTAGGCAAGCAAATGCTTAAGCCATATCTACAGACCCAAGAATTAAAGTTGGTGAAGGAAGATGGACAGAGTCGATATGTGATTCTCGCCGATGAGGATTCTGTTTTAAATCAAGGTGTTTCAATAGTAACTAAGCAAAACATTGATGGGACTATATCTTTAACTGCTCTTAAaggtaataatatcaatttgtaCTTTAACATTATTGGTAAACTAGTATAATATGGATGATCTActtaatttcattcattcaatgataaacatgtttttatgtttataatttgttattgtaagatatatttaagTGGATTTCTTAAGGAAAAGATCCTTAATGAGTTTATATAGAAGATTGaggtacttatatttatttaaatattaataccatgATAGATGAGGAACCAGATACAAGTACTTTAGAAGAGGATACTGACAAAAACCAGGATGAAATATACAGTTGTAATGCATGCGGTGTATCATTTTCATCAGTTTTGGAACACATTCAAAACTATCATAATGATCAAGATGTTGTGGTTGAGGTATGAACTTGATTACTAGGAAATAagtaattagtttatatttagttGATAAAATTTCttcaattaatgtatataatttctattgtgcatgttcaattatttttttcttatgaatAGAATAATGTAGATATTGCAATAGATTATAACaaagtaaatttattcaaaGGAGCCTCTTGAAGTAAATAGTATTCCAATAGAATATGAAGAAGTTGCTAATGAAGAAGTATTAGAAGATAAGCAGCAGTCGAGACGGATGATAACTGAGACAGGAGATATTATTGAAACACCATTAACAGAAGATGAAGAAACAGGTACTATAATATGacttttctataaatttttacCGTAGAGTTAAGTAGGATGATGGTTTCTTGAGTAGGATAAATCTGTCTGTTTAAGtatgttttatcaaataaacaaactcacttttgcatttataatattagtaagccaaaaatatattttttgtaatccaTGGATAAAGATATGCTTTGTGTCAACAAATGAATGAACACATAGGAAAtgaattatgttatatgtatgaactgaatacttttttttatttctttatctatTTGTCTAGATTTTGTCTGTCTATATTATATCAACataatgtttatgtataatttgatGCACTACTATGCAAATCCTTTTGATTTGACTGAGTGATAAAAGAGAGGTCTTATCATATAGAGTATAATTTAAGAGAACCTTATTGTTCAAgatgtaagttattttattatttttttaatataagttattcatatattatattattttgtttgcagTCAAACAAACATTTGTGCAATTATGGAAggctttttaaataacttacatCTTGAAAGGTTCTCTTAAATTATACTCTATATGATAAGACCTCTCTTATATGAATACAcgaatataatatcctgggacatttttcacacacggccaacacatacttataaagataattactcccagactcaggacaaacagacctgttcgtgcacacaaatgtctgtcctgggtgggaatcgaacccacaaccttcggcatgaaaggcaagtatctaccaaccacgccaacgggcTCGTCAATAATATGTTCTATTTATTCATTACAGTTCCGAACAAGCCAGTTAAGGTTGTCATACCAATAAAGACAGATTCAGTAGACAAACAGGGACGTGCGTGTACACGGCGATATGTACAGATAGACAAATTCTGTAACAGCATCATAAAAGACATCAAACCAACTGATGGTATGAAATTTCGTTGTATAAGAAATAGAAATAGTTGAGTTAGTATTTGCTGATTTCAAGGCaggatatatatatgaatttaaatgtatttgattGACGTAACTCTGTaattaaaatggaaaagagtaactatttagtttcttgtcggttcttctctgAAAAATTTACATTTGGAAACCGGAAGTATcttcacatttaataaaatacttaatgtaataaattgcaATAGTAAGCAatgaatattatgaattatcaaagaaa from Nymphalis io chromosome 11, ilAglIoxx1.1, whole genome shotgun sequence harbors:
- the LOC126771936 gene encoding transcriptional adapter 3 produces the protein MMGKRMHHNNKRGLGSKGHDNGKPSSPGVSPYTKPAKIPGVISAGKTKTDMCPIPYIRQQDNAISLPRFTAISARSADEPIGMDELDALQLELESLLCNTALRIRYFQGEIESIDTNESKREKKGKAAGKQLQYSMKRKFPEDKLVKTKDYAKLSNQPKVPKLKNFSNTSSGASHNYLNDNTVNSDNSVKLELSQLALPKNNIPYKFWNSVDPYCAPVTLDDIKFLESLMVQSSNTTLPPIPPLGRHYSEVWADEHLTEDQNAANPNKQKSGMSPDASNLRKKLEKSSDNMITGPLTQRLVSALMEENVMPYEVPDIKVKQTTNTKSSYKNSLTLEKCLRKELVEQGILDPEDLPPLTNPADDEILAEIKKCQTELTAVRKENCRNLKNLIGLCKQEMIRLNLKKQLDQVDMECIDTYKKMVAAKQKKRPITKKEKEDAWRAINEQIRLNKEISALPLTGPNTS